In Plantibacter sp. PA-3-X8, one DNA window encodes the following:
- the ftsE gene encoding cell division ATP-binding protein FtsE has protein sequence MIRFDHISKKYPGTSRPALNDVDFEILRGEFIFLVGASGSGKSSCLRLMLKEDKPSKGKIHVLGHDLGSISNRKVPYFRRSLGVVFQDFRLLPSKTVYQNVAFTLQVIGKSRGFVQEAVPDVLKMVGLDGKAQRLPHELSGGEQQRVAIARAIVNKPQILLADEPTGNLDPATSAGIMQLLERINAGGTTVVMATHEAGFVDQMQRRVIELQDGQIVRDERHGGYGTTAAIPGLVRGSSKAAVPSAQTAPATASTPVAPAVETSSVPVTTTTSSVAASSEPTTSAVAAAAVAATATTPTAPAAPTAPAAVSRKTTPRADTDEVVTRVSGSTPIQESAAASVAEPETPATRAEESTPEAPEAEPTTPEAEPAVPPAAAVPEVAPPQRLSNATGPIGLPARNEIDPIEVEHLSLAERLGLRAAARGTEDGEQNVGPTK, from the coding sequence ATGATTCGGTTTGATCACATCTCCAAGAAGTATCCGGGAACCTCGCGTCCCGCGCTCAACGACGTCGATTTCGAAATCCTCCGGGGAGAGTTCATCTTCCTCGTCGGTGCCTCGGGATCGGGGAAGTCGAGCTGCCTCCGCCTGATGCTCAAGGAGGACAAGCCGAGCAAGGGCAAGATCCATGTGCTCGGCCACGACCTCGGTTCCATCTCGAACCGCAAGGTGCCGTACTTCCGGCGCAGCCTCGGGGTCGTGTTCCAGGACTTCCGACTGCTGCCGAGCAAGACGGTCTACCAGAACGTCGCCTTCACCCTCCAGGTGATCGGCAAGTCGCGCGGCTTCGTCCAGGAGGCCGTCCCCGACGTCCTCAAGATGGTCGGACTCGACGGCAAGGCGCAGCGCCTGCCGCACGAGCTGTCCGGTGGTGAGCAGCAGCGCGTCGCCATCGCCCGCGCGATCGTCAACAAGCCGCAGATCCTGCTCGCCGACGAACCGACCGGTAACCTCGACCCCGCCACCAGCGCCGGCATCATGCAGTTGCTGGAGCGCATCAACGCCGGTGGGACGACGGTCGTCATGGCCACGCACGAGGCCGGCTTCGTCGACCAGATGCAGCGTCGTGTGATCGAGCTGCAGGACGGCCAGATCGTCCGTGACGAACGCCACGGTGGATACGGCACGACCGCGGCCATCCCGGGTCTCGTCAGAGGATCCTCCAAGGCTGCCGTCCCGTCGGCACAGACAGCTCCCGCAACGGCCTCGACCCCGGTCGCGCCCGCCGTCGAGACCTCCTCGGTTCCGGTGACGACCACGACGTCGTCCGTCGCTGCCAGCTCCGAGCCCACGACGAGTGCCGTGGCCGCAGCCGCGGTCGCCGCAACCGCGACCACGCCGACCGCTCCAGCCGCGCCGACCGCGCCCGCCGCGGTCTCGCGCAAGACCACGCCGCGGGCCGACACCGACGAGGTCGTCACCCGGGTGTCCGGCTCGACGCCGATCCAGGAATCGGCCGCGGCTTCCGTCGCCGAGCCTGAGACCCCGGCGACGCGGGCCGAGGAATCGACACCGGAAGCGCCCGAGGCCGAGCCGACGACGCCGGAAGCGGAGCCCGCCGTGCCACCGGCGGCTGCGGTCCCGGAGGTCGCGCCTCCGCAACGCCTGAGCAACGCCACGGGCCCCATCGGGCTCCCGGCACGCAACGAGATCGACCCGATCGAGGTCGAACACCTGTCGCTCGCCGAGCGACTCGGTCTGCGTGCCGCGGCGCGCGGCACTGAAGACGGAGAGCAGAACGTGGGGCCGACCAAGTGA
- the smpB gene encoding SsrA-binding protein SmpB: protein MPRERGENVVATNRKARHDYTIEDTYEAGMVLTGTEVKSLRAGRASLVDGYAFIDRREAWLDAVHIPEYGQGTWTNHPPRRKRKLLLHREQIDKIAHKIAPGGFTLVPLKIYFKDGKAKVEIAVAKGKKEYDKRHALREKQDTREAARAMATRNRLGE, encoded by the coding sequence GTGCCGAGGGAACGGGGCGAGAACGTCGTGGCCACGAACCGCAAGGCCCGCCACGACTACACGATCGAGGACACCTACGAGGCCGGCATGGTCTTGACGGGTACCGAGGTGAAGTCGCTGCGAGCCGGGCGGGCGTCGCTCGTCGACGGGTACGCCTTCATCGACCGCCGTGAGGCGTGGCTCGACGCGGTACACATCCCCGAGTACGGCCAGGGCACGTGGACGAACCACCCGCCGCGGCGCAAGCGCAAGCTGCTGCTGCACCGCGAGCAGATCGACAAGATCGCCCACAAGATCGCCCCCGGTGGTTTCACCCTCGTGCCGTTGAAGATCTACTTCAAGGACGGCAAGGCCAAGGTGGAGATCGCCGTGGCGAAGGGCAAGAAGGAATACGACAAGCGGCATGCCCTGCGCGAGAAGCAGGACACCCGTGAGGCCGCGCGTGCGATGGCCACCAGGAACCGTCTCGGCGAATAG
- the ftsX gene encoding permease-like cell division protein FtsX, whose product MRLALIWSEVWNGLRRNVSMVVSVVLVTFISLTFVGTAVLLQMQIGQMKNYWYDRAQVAIYLCTADSAGDTCAAGAATEEQRAAVQSALESSTLAPFVDKFYFEDQAQAFTNFQEQFKGNDIAQFVTADQLPETFWVNMKDASQSDVLVEAFSGVAGVEQVTDQRQYLDQIFSVLNIASYTAIGIAALMLVAAALLIATTIRLSAYSRRRELGIMRLVGASNRFIQTPFILEGVFAALIGSILAAGAVITIVQVFVQGYLADRMRYVNFVDLGDAFVVLPILLLVGVLLAAISANFAISRYLKV is encoded by the coding sequence GTGAGACTCGCTCTGATCTGGTCCGAGGTCTGGAACGGCCTGCGTCGCAACGTCTCGATGGTCGTCTCCGTCGTGCTCGTGACGTTCATCTCGCTCACCTTCGTCGGTACGGCCGTCCTGCTGCAGATGCAGATCGGCCAGATGAAGAACTACTGGTACGACCGCGCACAGGTCGCGATCTACCTCTGCACCGCCGACAGCGCGGGCGACACCTGCGCCGCCGGCGCCGCGACCGAGGAGCAGCGCGCTGCCGTCCAGAGCGCCTTGGAGTCGTCGACCCTCGCACCCTTCGTGGACAAGTTCTACTTCGAGGACCAGGCGCAGGCGTTCACGAACTTCCAAGAGCAGTTCAAGGGCAACGACATCGCACAGTTCGTCACGGCGGACCAGCTGCCCGAGACCTTCTGGGTGAACATGAAGGACGCCTCGCAGTCCGACGTGCTCGTCGAGGCGTTCTCCGGCGTCGCGGGCGTGGAGCAGGTGACGGATCAACGCCAGTACCTCGACCAGATCTTCTCGGTCCTGAACATCGCCAGTTACACGGCGATCGGGATCGCAGCACTCATGCTGGTCGCCGCAGCCCTGCTGATCGCGACGACCATCCGATTGTCGGCGTACTCGAGACGCCGGGAACTCGGCATCATGCGATTGGTGGGTGCATCGAACCGGTTCATCCAGACACCGTTCATCCTCGAGGGTGTGTTCGCCGCGCTCATCGGCTCCATCCTCGCGGCCGGGGCGGTGATCACCATCGTCCAGGTGTTCGTCCAGGGATACCTGGCGGACCGCATGCGGTACGTCAACTTCGTCGATCTCGGTGACGCCTTCGTGGTCCTCCCGATCCTGCTGCTCGTCGGCGTGCTGTTGGCGGCGATCTCGGCCAACTTCGCGATCTCGCGGTACCTCAAGGTCTAG